The following coding sequences lie in one Panicum virgatum strain AP13 chromosome 6N, P.virgatum_v5, whole genome shotgun sequence genomic window:
- the LOC120680266 gene encoding uncharacterized protein LOC120680266, which translates to MASGGAYPVQLLHRASGGEWRNLGAAYAAVTFLRPQGQSLVLYAGPADAGGPHQRIVFAYPILPGDAFERLDGATLSWAEPESGDEFALCFLDDAACAAVCGAIAPAVRSPAVDDIAETLAGLRVAREEGAPAPSGGDIAARLAALSIGRP; encoded by the coding sequence atggcgagcggcggcgcgtacCCCGTGCAGCTCCTCCACCGCGCAAGCGGCGGCGAATGGCGCAACCTCGGCGCCGCCTACGCCGCGGTGACGTTCCTCCGGCCGCAGGGTCAGTCCCTGGTCCTGTACGCCGGtcccgccgacgccggcgggcCTCATCAGCGCATCGTGTTCGCGTACCCGATCCTCCCCGGCGACGCCTTCGAGCGGCTGGACGGCGCGACGCTATCCTGGGCGGAGCCCGAATCCGGGGACGAGTTCGCGCTCTGCTTCCTCGACGacgccgcgtgcgccgccgtctGCGGCGCCATCGCCCCGGCGGTGAGGAGCCCCGCGGTGGACGATATCGCGGAGACGCTGGCGGGGCTGCGCGTCGCGAGGGAGGAAGGCGCGCCGGCGCCCAGCGGAGGCGACATCGCCGCGCGGCTCGCGGCGCTCAGCATCGGCCGCCCATGA
- the LOC120680264 gene encoding uncharacterized protein LOC120680264 isoform X1, protein MEEKVKAASSRGNVLRYVCEIESTGCQVGLKELPKDSALGRLRGSDNVLQERMHRKAGSSAAPINQIEGESRKCTELKSKTASSSNHSLQCNPPLVPAKAKVGMLSRGNSGAVKNFSHCNSDDTVVVRFVGSALVGRSETEDACHHGLVEPTINTKEAMDAINSMFLEPLEPETMLKRRSKRENPNHNQQASAFDIFVDENEPNGNDPNRLHNNRMKEGHPNFSQQTRGFEIFVDQDGPNGNDQNAGQNRNSDKENVKLNHEKAGFEIYVDEDEANDNVQNAMWHKNNKHPPRPLCDASRHQCESTFQKPFVGGLAILKDDDEEQSGRSDEGIKINSRTVQTTHDNNSLLRPVQYSGTGYHEGSHHADSGLREDTVIHRFVGSTIVDEPRVENACHHGLVEPTINLKEAMDDINNMFGRPLNFKGERTKRKTNALSVRKLTPVSGFSILADDDIQENPTSKANQKNPCKSDAENCLFEPTITTRDVMAEINDMFGMPLDF, encoded by the exons ATGGAAGAAAAGGTCAAAGCAGCATCTTCGAGAGGAAATGTTCTTCGCTATGTGTGTGAGATTGAAAGCACAGG GTGCCAAGTAGGCCTTAAAGAGCTCCCAAAAGATTCTGCGCTTGGTAGATTGAGGGGAAGTGACAATGTG CTGCAGGAAAGAATGCACAGGAAAGCTGGGTCAAGTGCTGCACCTATCAACCAAATTGAAG GTGAAAGCAGAAAATGTACAGAACTGAAATCCAAGACAGCAAGCAGCTCTAATCATTCATTACAATGTAATCCTCCATTAGTGCCTGCTAAAGCTAAAGTTGGCATGCTATCCAGAGGCAACTCAGGTGCTGTCAAGAATTTTTCCCATTGTAATAGCGATGATACCGTAGTCGTACGGTTTGTAGGCTCTGCATTGGTTGGGAGGTCAGAAACTGAAGATGCCTGCCATCATGGCCTAGTTGAACCAACTATAAACACTAAGGAGGCCATGGATGCCATCAATAGCATGTTTCTGGAGCCACTGGAACCTGAGACGATGCTCAAGAGACGATCAAAGCGTGAAAACCCAAATCATAATCAGCAAGCTAGTGCATTTGATATATTTGTTGATGAAAATGAACCTAATGGCAATGATCCAAACAGGCTTCACAACAACAGAATGAAGGAAGGCCATCCAAATTTCAGTCAGCAAACAAGAGGGTTTGAGATCTTTGTTGACCAGGATGGTCCTAATGGCAATGACCAAAATGCAGGGCAAAACAGGAACTCTGATAAGGAAAACGTGaagttaaatcatgaaaaagcTGGGTTTGAAATCTATGTTGATGAAGATGAGGCTAATGACAATGTCCAGAATGCCATGTGGCACAAGAATAATAAGCATCCTCCAAGACCATTGTGTGACGCATCAAGACATCAATGTGAAAGTACCTTCCAGAAGCCATTTGTGGGAGGACTTGCAATattgaaagatgatgatgaagaacaaTCTGGGAGAAGTGATGAAGGTATTAAGATAAATTCCAGAACGGTGCAGACTACTCATGATAATAATTCTTTGCTCCGTCCAGTTCAATATTCAGGGACAGGATATCATGAAGGTTCTCATCATGCAGATTCTGGGCTTCGAGAAGACACTGTGATTCATAGGTTTGTTGGGTCCACTATAGTTGATGAGCCTAGGGTGGAAAATGCATGCCACCATGGGTTAG tggaaCCAACTATCAATCTGAAGGAGGCTATGGATGATATAAACAACATGTTTGGTAGACCATTGAACTTCAAGGGTGAGAGAACAAAGAGGAAAACCAATGCACTGTCAGTTAGAAAACTGACTCCAGTTTCCGGTTTCTCCATATTAGCTGATGATGACATACAAGAGAACCCCACCAGCAAAGCCAATCAGAAAAACCCCTGTAAATCTGATGCTGAGAATTGTCTATTTGAGCCCACAATCACCACTCGTGATGTCATGGCAGAGATCAATGATATgttcgggatgccactggacttCTAG
- the LOC120680264 gene encoding uncharacterized protein LOC120680264 isoform X2 yields the protein MHRKAGSSAAPINQIEGESRKCTELKSKTASSSNHSLQCNPPLVPAKAKVGMLSRGNSGAVKNFSHCNSDDTVVVRFVGSALVGRSETEDACHHGLVEPTINTKEAMDAINSMFLEPLEPETMLKRRSKRENPNHNQQASAFDIFVDENEPNGNDPNRLHNNRMKEGHPNFSQQTRGFEIFVDQDGPNGNDQNAGQNRNSDKENVKLNHEKAGFEIYVDEDEANDNVQNAMWHKNNKHPPRPLCDASRHQCESTFQKPFVGGLAILKDDDEEQSGRSDEGIKINSRTVQTTHDNNSLLRPVQYSGTGYHEGSHHADSGLREDTVIHRFVGSTIVDEPRVENACHHGLVEPTINLKEAMDDINNMFGRPLNFKGERTKRKTNALSVRKLTPVSGFSILADDDIQENPTSKANQKNPCKSDAENCLFEPTITTRDVMAEINDMFGMPLDF from the exons ATGCACAGGAAAGCTGGGTCAAGTGCTGCACCTATCAACCAAATTGAAG GTGAAAGCAGAAAATGTACAGAACTGAAATCCAAGACAGCAAGCAGCTCTAATCATTCATTACAATGTAATCCTCCATTAGTGCCTGCTAAAGCTAAAGTTGGCATGCTATCCAGAGGCAACTCAGGTGCTGTCAAGAATTTTTCCCATTGTAATAGCGATGATACCGTAGTCGTACGGTTTGTAGGCTCTGCATTGGTTGGGAGGTCAGAAACTGAAGATGCCTGCCATCATGGCCTAGTTGAACCAACTATAAACACTAAGGAGGCCATGGATGCCATCAATAGCATGTTTCTGGAGCCACTGGAACCTGAGACGATGCTCAAGAGACGATCAAAGCGTGAAAACCCAAATCATAATCAGCAAGCTAGTGCATTTGATATATTTGTTGATGAAAATGAACCTAATGGCAATGATCCAAACAGGCTTCACAACAACAGAATGAAGGAAGGCCATCCAAATTTCAGTCAGCAAACAAGAGGGTTTGAGATCTTTGTTGACCAGGATGGTCCTAATGGCAATGACCAAAATGCAGGGCAAAACAGGAACTCTGATAAGGAAAACGTGaagttaaatcatgaaaaagcTGGGTTTGAAATCTATGTTGATGAAGATGAGGCTAATGACAATGTCCAGAATGCCATGTGGCACAAGAATAATAAGCATCCTCCAAGACCATTGTGTGACGCATCAAGACATCAATGTGAAAGTACCTTCCAGAAGCCATTTGTGGGAGGACTTGCAATattgaaagatgatgatgaagaacaaTCTGGGAGAAGTGATGAAGGTATTAAGATAAATTCCAGAACGGTGCAGACTACTCATGATAATAATTCTTTGCTCCGTCCAGTTCAATATTCAGGGACAGGATATCATGAAGGTTCTCATCATGCAGATTCTGGGCTTCGAGAAGACACTGTGATTCATAGGTTTGTTGGGTCCACTATAGTTGATGAGCCTAGGGTGGAAAATGCATGCCACCATGGGTTAG tggaaCCAACTATCAATCTGAAGGAGGCTATGGATGATATAAACAACATGTTTGGTAGACCATTGAACTTCAAGGGTGAGAGAACAAAGAGGAAAACCAATGCACTGTCAGTTAGAAAACTGACTCCAGTTTCCGGTTTCTCCATATTAGCTGATGATGACATACAAGAGAACCCCACCAGCAAAGCCAATCAGAAAAACCCCTGTAAATCTGATGCTGAGAATTGTCTATTTGAGCCCACAATCACCACTCGTGATGTCATGGCAGAGATCAATGATATgttcgggatgccactggacttCTAG